One window of the Syngnathoides biaculeatus isolate LvHL_M chromosome 11, ASM1980259v1, whole genome shotgun sequence genome contains the following:
- the cstf2 gene encoding cleavage stimulation factor subunit 2 isoform X1 has protein sequence MANIAAAAAAAAAAAANRDPAVDRSLRSVFVGNIPYEATEEQLKDIFSEVGLVVSFRLVYDRETGKPKGYGFCEYQDQETALSAMRNLNGREFNGRALRVDNAASEKNKEELKSLGTGAPILESPFGDNVAPEEAPESISRAVASLPPEQMFELMKQMKLCVQNSPQEARNMLLQNPQLAYALLQAQVVMRIVDPEIALKMLHRQTTTQPLVSSGQAAGAPAGNPPPAPPNMAAPQQQPVVGMHVNGAPPMMQPPNMAVGPGPVPGPGPAPGAGPAPGPAGPPAGGAIPPRGLLGDGPNDPRGGSLLSVTGETIEPARAYMGAPQPHPAPPVHMGPMGAGPPPDMRGPPMDMRGPPMGEPRNMMGDPRGPPMMEQRGPPMETRGRDPRAMDARGPAAGQRVPMVVGMQGAIPHPNMGPNPPLAPRPGPGMPGVPPSGAGGGGFSPGQNQVSTQDQEKAALIMQVLQLTPEQIAMLPPEQRQSILILKEQIQKTTGAP, from the exons ATGGCGAACATTGCCGCTGCAgctgccgccgctgccgccgcggCTGCGAATAGAGACCCGGCGGTCGACCGTTCATTACGCTCGGTGTTCG TGGGAAATATTCCTTATGAAGCAACTGAAGAGCAGTTGAAAGACATTTTCTCCGAAGTCGGACTTGTTGTCAGCTTTAG GTTGGTGTATGACAGGGAGACTGGCAAACCCAAGGGATATGGTTTCTGTGAGTATCAAGACCAGGAGACCGCACTCAGTGCCATGCGGAACCTCAACGGGAGAGAGTTCAATGGTCGTGCGCTGCGTGTTGACAACGCCGCCAGCGAGAAAAACAAGGAAGAGCTTAAAA GTTTGGGTACTGGAGCCCCCATCCTCGAGTCTCCATTTGGGGACAACGTGGCACCAGAGGAGGCGCCCGAGTCCATCAGCCGGGCTGTGGCCAGTCTACCGCCTGAGCAAATGTTTGAACTCATGAAACAGATGAAG CTGTGTGTGCAGAACAGTCCTCAGGAGGCGAGGAACATGCTGCTGCAGAACCCTCAGCTGGCGTACGCCCTGCTGCAGGCCCAGGTGGTCATGCGCATCGTGGATCCAGAGATCGCGCTG AAAATGCTCCACCGCCAAACCACGACCCAGCCGCTCGTCTCGAGCGGACAAGCGGCCGGAGCCCCGGCGGGGAATCCGCCGCCTGCCCCGCCCAACATGGCCGCCCCTCAGCAGCAGCCTGTG GTTGGGATGCACGTGAATGGAGCGCCTCCGATGATGCAACCTCCCAACATGGCCGTCGGCCCCGGACCTGTACCCGGACCCGGTCCTGCACCCGGAGCAGGGCCGGCACCGGGACCCGCCGGCCCTCCAG CAGGGGGCGCCATCCCCCCCAGAGGTCTGCTGGGCGACGGCCCTAACGATCCCCGAGGGGGGAGCCTGCTGTCGGTCACCGGAGAAACCATCGAGCCCGC CCGAGCCTACATGGGGGCGCCTCAGCCCCACCCTGCGCCGCCGGTGCACATGGGTCCAATGGGCGCTGGACCGCCGCCCGACATGAGAGGACCACCGATGGACATGAGGGGGCCGCCCATGGGAGAGCCGCGAAATATGATGGGGGACCCCAGAGGGCCCCCTATGATGGAGCAGCGGGGACCCCCTATGGAAACCCGAG GCCGCGATCCCAGAGCGATGGACGCCCGCGGCCCCGCGGCGGGCCAGAGGGTGCCCATGGTGGTCGGAATGCAAGGCGCCATCCCGCATCCCAACATGGGGCCCAACCCGCCACTCGCCCCACGGCCG gGACCCGGCATGCCAGGAGTTCCTCCGTCAGGAGCTGGGGGAGGGGGCTTCAGCCCGGGTCAGAATCAAGTTTCCACACAGGACCAGGAGAAG GCCGCCCTGATCATGCAGGTTCTGCAGCTGACCCCGGAGCAGATCGCCATGTTGCCCCCCGAGCAGAGGCAGAGCATCTTAATCCTCAAAGAACAGATTCAGAAAACCACCGGCGCACCTTGA
- the cstf2 gene encoding cleavage stimulation factor subunit 2 isoform X2, with the protein MANIAAAAAAAAAAAANRDPAVDRSLRSVFVGNIPYEATEEQLKDIFSEVGLVVSFRLVYDRETGKPKGYGFCEYQDQETALSAMRNLNGREFNGRALRVDNAASEKNKEELKSLGTGAPILESPFGDNVAPEEAPESISRAVASLPPEQMFELMKQMKLCVQNSPQEARNMLLQNPQLAYALLQAQVVMRIVDPEIALKMLHRQTTTQPLVSSGQAAGAPAGNPPPAPPNMAAPQQQPVVGMHVNGAPPMMQPPNMAVGPGPVPGPGPAPGAGPAPGPAGPPGGAIPPRGLLGDGPNDPRGGSLLSVTGETIEPARAYMGAPQPHPAPPVHMGPMGAGPPPDMRGPPMDMRGPPMGEPRNMMGDPRGPPMMEQRGPPMETRGRDPRAMDARGPAAGQRVPMVVGMQGAIPHPNMGPNPPLAPRPGPGMPGVPPSGAGGGGFSPGQNQVSTQDQEKAALIMQVLQLTPEQIAMLPPEQRQSILILKEQIQKTTGAP; encoded by the exons ATGGCGAACATTGCCGCTGCAgctgccgccgctgccgccgcggCTGCGAATAGAGACCCGGCGGTCGACCGTTCATTACGCTCGGTGTTCG TGGGAAATATTCCTTATGAAGCAACTGAAGAGCAGTTGAAAGACATTTTCTCCGAAGTCGGACTTGTTGTCAGCTTTAG GTTGGTGTATGACAGGGAGACTGGCAAACCCAAGGGATATGGTTTCTGTGAGTATCAAGACCAGGAGACCGCACTCAGTGCCATGCGGAACCTCAACGGGAGAGAGTTCAATGGTCGTGCGCTGCGTGTTGACAACGCCGCCAGCGAGAAAAACAAGGAAGAGCTTAAAA GTTTGGGTACTGGAGCCCCCATCCTCGAGTCTCCATTTGGGGACAACGTGGCACCAGAGGAGGCGCCCGAGTCCATCAGCCGGGCTGTGGCCAGTCTACCGCCTGAGCAAATGTTTGAACTCATGAAACAGATGAAG CTGTGTGTGCAGAACAGTCCTCAGGAGGCGAGGAACATGCTGCTGCAGAACCCTCAGCTGGCGTACGCCCTGCTGCAGGCCCAGGTGGTCATGCGCATCGTGGATCCAGAGATCGCGCTG AAAATGCTCCACCGCCAAACCACGACCCAGCCGCTCGTCTCGAGCGGACAAGCGGCCGGAGCCCCGGCGGGGAATCCGCCGCCTGCCCCGCCCAACATGGCCGCCCCTCAGCAGCAGCCTGTG GTTGGGATGCACGTGAATGGAGCGCCTCCGATGATGCAACCTCCCAACATGGCCGTCGGCCCCGGACCTGTACCCGGACCCGGTCCTGCACCCGGAGCAGGGCCGGCACCGGGACCCGCCGGCCCTCCAG GGGGCGCCATCCCCCCCAGAGGTCTGCTGGGCGACGGCCCTAACGATCCCCGAGGGGGGAGCCTGCTGTCGGTCACCGGAGAAACCATCGAGCCCGC CCGAGCCTACATGGGGGCGCCTCAGCCCCACCCTGCGCCGCCGGTGCACATGGGTCCAATGGGCGCTGGACCGCCGCCCGACATGAGAGGACCACCGATGGACATGAGGGGGCCGCCCATGGGAGAGCCGCGAAATATGATGGGGGACCCCAGAGGGCCCCCTATGATGGAGCAGCGGGGACCCCCTATGGAAACCCGAG GCCGCGATCCCAGAGCGATGGACGCCCGCGGCCCCGCGGCGGGCCAGAGGGTGCCCATGGTGGTCGGAATGCAAGGCGCCATCCCGCATCCCAACATGGGGCCCAACCCGCCACTCGCCCCACGGCCG gGACCCGGCATGCCAGGAGTTCCTCCGTCAGGAGCTGGGGGAGGGGGCTTCAGCCCGGGTCAGAATCAAGTTTCCACACAGGACCAGGAGAAG GCCGCCCTGATCATGCAGGTTCTGCAGCTGACCCCGGAGCAGATCGCCATGTTGCCCCCCGAGCAGAGGCAGAGCATCTTAATCCTCAAAGAACAGATTCAGAAAACCACCGGCGCACCTTGA